A genomic stretch from Maniola hyperantus chromosome 22, iAphHyp1.2, whole genome shotgun sequence includes:
- the LOC117992865 gene encoding alpha-(1,3)-fucosyltransferase C-like isoform X2, whose translation MPRCIQMRRRIESYLRQMQTIRFLLLITCISLTLSVIWIQYAEVYRRTDKLPSNVKHILLWTEYDFAPFYYFGKGQKAFIDKNCSVINCYVTTDRDYFNGDVSKFDYIFFNGRNINPLTKADLPQNRSSRQKYIYFNMESAENIPVCSAMYDDFFNATATYRLDSDIPIPYIQIKDIYGEVIGPRAEMDWIEGGAVVDENLALRLRNKTKAVAWFVSNCKSRNNRQEYVKKLQQALVRYNLNVDIYGKCGPLTCPRKQKNCSTILDKDYFFYLSFENSFSDDYVTEKLITALQHDVVPIVFGGADYSRFLPPGSYLNARDTTPTELAATIAHLMNSYTKYSRFFGWKQYYSFRDPSNNDNVCSVCKALNEESMEKPKYYKQFRSWWLPNFGERCR comes from the exons ATGCCTCGATGCATTCAGATGCGTAGACGCATCGAATCGTATTTGAGACAGATGCAAACGATTCGATTCCTTCTCCTCATTACGTGTATCAGCCTGACGCTCTCCGTGATTTGGATCCA ATATGCAGAAGTATACAGAAGGACAGATAAGTTACCAAGCAATGTCAAACACATCCTCCTCTGGACTGAGTATGATTTTGCACCGTTCTACTACTTTGGAAAAGGCCAGAAAGCATTCATCGACAAAAACTGTTCTGTGATAAACTGCTATGTTACGACTGATAGAGACTATTTCAATGGAGACGTATCAAAATTcgattacatattttttaatggACGGAATATAAATCCTTTGACGAAAGCAGATCTTCCGCAGAATCGCTCATCGCGTCaaaagtatatttatttcaacatGGAGTCAGCTGAAAATATACCCGTTTGCAGCGCGATGTacgatgatttttttaatgcaaCAGCTACATATAGACTCGATTCTGATATACCCATTCCGTATATACAAATCAAAGACATTTACGGAGAAGTTATAGGCCCTAGAGCTGAAATGGACTGGATTGAAGGTGGTGCTGTAGTTGATGAAAATTTAGCGTTGAGACTGAGGAATAAAACCAAAGCAGTTGCTTGGTTTGTTTCGAATTGTAAAAGCAGAAATAACCGTCAGGAATATGTAAAGAAATTACAGCAAGCTTTAGTTCGGTACAATTTAAATGTAGATATTTACGGTAAATGTGGGCCACTGACGTGTCCAAGAAAACAGAAAAATTGTAGTACAATTTTGGATAAAGATTATTTCTTCTACCTCTCGTTCGAGAATTCTTTTTCGGATGATTATGTAACGGAGAAGCTTATAACGGCGCTGCAACATGATGTCGTGCCGATAGTTTTTGGCGGTGCCGATTATTCTAG GTTCCTTCCACCGGGATCGTACCTCAACGCACGAGACACCACACCCACCGAGCTGGCAGCAACCATTGCCCACCTCATGAACTCCTACACGAAGTATAGCAGATTCTTCGGGTGGAAGCAGTACTACTCTTTTCGTGATCCGTCCAATAATGACAATGTGTGTTCAGTGTGTAAAGCCCTTAACGAAGAGTCGATGGAAAAACCAAAGTACTACAAACAGTTCCGAAGCTGGTGGTTACCGAACTTTGGGGAACGGTGTAGATGA
- the LOC117992865 gene encoding alpha-(1,3)-fucosyltransferase C-like isoform X1: MPRCIQMRRRIESYLRQMQTIRFLLLITCISLTLSVIWIQLVDSQKTIFVNESLIHEVIKNVARDYRYAEVYRRTDKLPSNVKHILLWTEYDFAPFYYFGKGQKAFIDKNCSVINCYVTTDRDYFNGDVSKFDYIFFNGRNINPLTKADLPQNRSSRQKYIYFNMESAENIPVCSAMYDDFFNATATYRLDSDIPIPYIQIKDIYGEVIGPRAEMDWIEGGAVVDENLALRLRNKTKAVAWFVSNCKSRNNRQEYVKKLQQALVRYNLNVDIYGKCGPLTCPRKQKNCSTILDKDYFFYLSFENSFSDDYVTEKLITALQHDVVPIVFGGADYSRFLPPGSYLNARDTTPTELAATIAHLMNSYTKYSRFFGWKQYYSFRDPSNNDNVCSVCKALNEESMEKPKYYKQFRSWWLPNFGERCR, encoded by the exons ATGCCTCGATGCATTCAGATGCGTAGACGCATCGAATCGTATTTGAGACAGATGCAAACGATTCGATTCCTTCTCCTCATTACGTGTATCAGCCTGACGCTCTCCGTGATTTGGATCCAGTTAGTAGATAGCCAAAAGACAATATTCGTCAACGAAAGCTTGATACACGAAGTTATAAAAAATGTCGCTCGTGATTACAGATATGCAGAAGTATACAGAAGGACAGATAAGTTACCAAGCAATGTCAAACACATCCTCCTCTGGACTGAGTATGATTTTGCACCGTTCTACTACTTTGGAAAAGGCCAGAAAGCATTCATCGACAAAAACTGTTCTGTGATAAACTGCTATGTTACGACTGATAGAGACTATTTCAATGGAGACGTATCAAAATTcgattacatattttttaatggACGGAATATAAATCCTTTGACGAAAGCAGATCTTCCGCAGAATCGCTCATCGCGTCaaaagtatatttatttcaacatGGAGTCAGCTGAAAATATACCCGTTTGCAGCGCGATGTacgatgatttttttaatgcaaCAGCTACATATAGACTCGATTCTGATATACCCATTCCGTATATACAAATCAAAGACATTTACGGAGAAGTTATAGGCCCTAGAGCTGAAATGGACTGGATTGAAGGTGGTGCTGTAGTTGATGAAAATTTAGCGTTGAGACTGAGGAATAAAACCAAAGCAGTTGCTTGGTTTGTTTCGAATTGTAAAAGCAGAAATAACCGTCAGGAATATGTAAAGAAATTACAGCAAGCTTTAGTTCGGTACAATTTAAATGTAGATATTTACGGTAAATGTGGGCCACTGACGTGTCCAAGAAAACAGAAAAATTGTAGTACAATTTTGGATAAAGATTATTTCTTCTACCTCTCGTTCGAGAATTCTTTTTCGGATGATTATGTAACGGAGAAGCTTATAACGGCGCTGCAACATGATGTCGTGCCGATAGTTTTTGGCGGTGCCGATTATTCTAG GTTCCTTCCACCGGGATCGTACCTCAACGCACGAGACACCACACCCACCGAGCTGGCAGCAACCATTGCCCACCTCATGAACTCCTACACGAAGTATAGCAGATTCTTCGGGTGGAAGCAGTACTACTCTTTTCGTGATCCGTCCAATAATGACAATGTGTGTTCAGTGTGTAAAGCCCTTAACGAAGAGTCGATGGAAAAACCAAAGTACTACAAACAGTTCCGAAGCTGGTGGTTACCGAACTTTGGGGAACGGTGTAGATGA